The genomic window AAAGGGCTTCGGATTCATTGCTCCGGCAGACGGAAGCAAAGATATATTTGTACATTCTTCAGGACTGAATACAAACTCAATCCGTGAAAACGACCAAGTCGTTTTTGATATACAAAAAGGAGACAGAGGCTTAAACGCAATCAACGTAAAGCTGGCATAAGCCGGTCTTATGATAAAACTTACATAACGTTCCGTGTAATATCAGCTGAATCTCATACTAATTCATATAATTTCAGTTGGCTGAATATATTGCCGGAAAATAGGATGTAAGCAATTACTTATTATTTTGTTATGTTCATCTGCCTCTCGCGTTTTGCGGGAGGTTTTTTATCGGTATAAGGAATTAAATAGAATTATGTTCTTATGTAATGAATAATAATGATAAATTCGTTAAAAAAATAGAAATGGTTATTATCAATAATTTTGATGAATATAAACAGCTGGAAGGGCAGATGGTCGGAACCTCTTCATGGCACGTTATCGATCAGGAGCAGATCAACCGATTTGCCGATGCTACCCTCGATCACCAGTGGATTCATGTAGATGAAAAAAGAGCGGAACAGGAAGGGCCTTATCATTCTACCATCGCGCACGGCTATTTAACGCTGTCTCTGATTCCTTACCTGTGGAAGCAGATTGCCGAAGTAAGAAATGTAAAAATGGAAATCAATTACGGAATTGAAAACTTCAGGTTTGGTGTTCCGGTAATGGTAAATGATAAAGTCTGCTTACAGGCCACCATAAAATCCGTTAATAATCTCAGAGGAACTGTCAAAGTAATTGTTGAAGCCAAACTTCTGATACAGGATCAGTCTAAGCCGGCTTATACGGGTGACGTCATTTTTCTCTATCATTTCTAAAAAACGAAATACGGGAAACCCGGTCGTATGAGGAGATCCGGAAATTAATTTAAAACACGACTTTCTTTATGAATGAAAAAAAATATATACGGCTGTGGACGGTATTAGTTCCGGTATCGGCCTGGCTCTTTTATTCGGGAAGTGCTGTCTTTTCATCAGGTTATTATTCCGCTATTCTTGCGATACTGCTTCTGGGAAGCGTTCTGGCTGCTGTTTATCACTCGGAAGTTATTGCCGAGCGATTGGGCGAACCGTTCGGGACTCTGCTTCTGGCATTTGCCATTACGGTAATAGAAGTCGGGCTTGTGATTTCAATCATGATGGGAGCAAAAGGTCTTGAAACCATTACCCTCGCCCGCGATACGGTTTTTGCCGCTGTAATGCTTATCCTTACCGGGATTGTCGGAAGCTGCATCATCATCGGATCGCTGCGTTACAGGGAGCAGGTTTTTACTCTGCAGGGCGTAAGTACCGCTTTGATCACTCTTACCGCAGTGGTGGTTTTTGTTCTTATTCTTCCCAATTTTACGGTAAGCCACAGCGGAGGCGAATACACTTCGTTTCAGCTGCTTTTTATCGCCCTGATTTCTTTATCGCTTTATCTGGGTTTCACAATGGTTCAGACGATCAGGCACCGCAGTTTTTTTATCTCCCCACAAAATAAGCTTTTAGCGGATGAACAGCCGCAGGAGCATACCGGAAAAACTTCAGCCGGACAGATGTATCTCAGTATTTTCATGCTGGTTCTATGTCTGGGTATTGTCGTATTACTGGCCAAACTGCTTTCAAAAGATGTGGAACATATAGTCCTCGCAGCAGGAGCTCCGAAATCGATCGTCGGGGTTATCATTGCAGGGATTGTTCTTCTTCCTGAAGGCCTGGCTGCTTTCAGGGCGGCCAGAAACGATCAGATCCAGACCTCACTAAATCTTGCTTTCGGCTCAGCGCTGGCAAGTATCGGACTGAGTATTCCCGCTATTGCCATTATATCCGTGATTACCGGGATAAGGATGACCTTGGGAATCGATGTGAAGTCTACCATCCTTTTGGGGCTTTCGCTTTTCATCATTACGGTGTCTCTTGCGACAGGTAAAACGAATATTATGCAGGGAGTCGTGCTTATAGGAATATTCTTAATTTATCTTTTTATTACCATCGTACCATAAAAAGGGTTGTATTTGTTATTAATTGCCGATATTTAAAAACAGAAATTTAAACCAGGCAGTTTCATCAGACCAACCTTATGATCACAACGGCTATTTTTACGGAAAGGCTTCGGCTGAAAATACTTACGGGTAATGACCATTTATTTATTCTCGAACTTGTTAATACACCCGGCTGGCTCCAGTTTATCGGAGACCGGAATATCAAAACGGAGGAACAGTCGAAGGCCTACATTCAGAAGGTTACCGAAAGTCCTCAGATCCATTACTGGACGGTTACTCCCGCACAGGAGAACAGGGCAATCGGCATTATCACTTTGGTAAAAAGGGAATATCTGGAACATTTCGACATCGGTTTTGCTTTTTTGCCGGATTTTGAAGGGAAAGGTTATGCCGCTGAAGCAACCCGGGCCGTGATGTACTCGGTTCCGGAAATTTCGAAGGATGATAAGATCCTGGCGATTACCACTGAAGAAAATAGTCGGTCTGTAAAGCTGTTGGAAAAACTGAAGTTCTGCTTCGAAAGTGTAATAGAGGCAGGTGGTAAAACCTTATGGCAATATGCTCTGAGCAAGGATCATCTGCTGATCGGAAAATCTGTCCATGACTTTTACCGGATATTTTCAAATACTATTCAACAGCCGGAATTTGACCGGATCTATGAGCTCTGTTCACCATTCGCAAGCATTATCAAAAAGTCCGGTGACAGTGCGGAAATCTATGACCTGAAATCATTTATCGGTCCAAGGAAAAAGAATTTAACCGACGGGACGTTAACGGAATTCAGCGAATGGGAAACTGCCGAAGAAACGAGGGTAGTGGGCAATATCGCCCAGCGCTATTCAACATACCGGAAAAAAGGGATGCTTCAAGGGAAATACTTTGAGGCGTCCGGCCATAAAATGTTTCAGCTGATGAAAGAAAACGGAAGCTGGAAAATCGTGCATGTGATCTGGGAAGATGAAGGGTAGAATATAAAGATAATAGGCTGGAAGAGGGAAGCAGGGTGCTGGAAGTTTTTCGTCAAAATTATGGCTGGAAGTTTTGAATATGCCATCATCTTTTATCTTACGAATGAATTTATTTAAATCTTAATATTTTTTTAGATTCTTATTTCTGAAAATCAATGAATTGCTGTTGAGTTGAAATTATACTACTTCGGTAGCATAAAATTGATTTGGAGGAATTTGTATGGCTTGGTTCTTGAAAGGGTAAAGGTAAATTTACATAGTATGAGCAATCGAATCGGAATTATT from Chryseobacterium sp. SORGH_AS_0447 includes these protein-coding regions:
- a CDS encoding cold-shock protein, producing MQQGTVKFFNEAKGFGFIAPADGSKDIFVHSSGLNTNSIRENDQVVFDIQKGDRGLNAINVKLA
- a CDS encoding MaoC family dehydratase; this encodes MVIINNFDEYKQLEGQMVGTSSWHVIDQEQINRFADATLDHQWIHVDEKRAEQEGPYHSTIAHGYLTLSLIPYLWKQIAEVRNVKMEINYGIENFRFGVPVMVNDKVCLQATIKSVNNLRGTVKVIVEAKLLIQDQSKPAYTGDVIFLYHF
- a CDS encoding calcium:proton antiporter — its product is MNEKKYIRLWTVLVPVSAWLFYSGSAVFSSGYYSAILAILLLGSVLAAVYHSEVIAERLGEPFGTLLLAFAITVIEVGLVISIMMGAKGLETITLARDTVFAAVMLILTGIVGSCIIIGSLRYREQVFTLQGVSTALITLTAVVVFVLILPNFTVSHSGGEYTSFQLLFIALISLSLYLGFTMVQTIRHRSFFISPQNKLLADEQPQEHTGKTSAGQMYLSIFMLVLCLGIVVLLAKLLSKDVEHIVLAAGAPKSIVGVIIAGIVLLPEGLAAFRAARNDQIQTSLNLAFGSALASIGLSIPAIAIISVITGIRMTLGIDVKSTILLGLSLFIITVSLATGKTNIMQGVVLIGIFLIYLFITIVP
- a CDS encoding GNAT family N-acetyltransferase, producing MITTAIFTERLRLKILTGNDHLFILELVNTPGWLQFIGDRNIKTEEQSKAYIQKVTESPQIHYWTVTPAQENRAIGIITLVKREYLEHFDIGFAFLPDFEGKGYAAEATRAVMYSVPEISKDDKILAITTEENSRSVKLLEKLKFCFESVIEAGGKTLWQYALSKDHLLIGKSVHDFYRIFSNTIQQPEFDRIYELCSPFASIIKKSGDSAEIYDLKSFIGPRKKNLTDGTLTEFSEWETAEETRVVGNIAQRYSTYRKKGMLQGKYFEASGHKMFQLMKENGSWKIVHVIWEDEG